Proteins co-encoded in one Bacillus infantis NRRL B-14911 genomic window:
- a CDS encoding chemotaxis protein CheW, translating into MDENKKMIVFQVGKEEYAIPIEYVISIEKAEDITPIPHLPAYVKGISKVRGELIPVIDFEHILYDRSQADSDAARMIVLQTEELSLGASVAEAKEIIDMPKEAVKELGLAAYQKTTYFSGVAALGSRLITIIDPLRLVQALEGIREIKEFMKDRKEEAV; encoded by the coding sequence ATGGATGAAAATAAAAAAATGATTGTGTTTCAGGTAGGCAAAGAGGAATATGCGATCCCGATTGAATATGTCATTTCAATCGAAAAGGCTGAGGATATCACACCGATACCTCATCTCCCTGCATATGTGAAGGGAATTTCAAAGGTAAGGGGAGAATTGATTCCTGTCATTGATTTTGAGCATATTCTCTATGACCGCAGCCAGGCAGATTCTGATGCAGCCAGAATGATTGTGCTGCAGACAGAAGAGCTTTCCCTTGGGGCTTCGGTAGCAGAGGCTAAGGAAATTATTGATATGCCAAAGGAAGCTGTCAAAGAACTTGGACTTGCTGCTTATCAGAAAACCACCTACTTCAGCGGAGTTGCAGCCTTAGGAAGCCGGCTTATCACAATCATCGATCCTCTCAGGCTCGTACAAGCGCTTGAAGGCATCCGCGAAATCAAAGAGTTTATGAAAGATAGGAAAGAAGAGGCTGTCTAA
- a CDS encoding M20/M25/M40 family metallo-hydrolase has translation MINQERLLNEFLELVQVDSETKHEAEIAKVLKKKFTDLGVDVFEDDTTAETGHGAGNLICTLEGTKEGVDTIYFTSHMDTVVPGKGIKPSIKDGYVVTDGTTILGADDKAGLAVMLEVVRVLKEQNIEHGTIQFIITAGEESGLVGAKALDRSLVKAKFGYALDSDGKVGNIIVAAPTQAKVKAVIQGKTAHAGVAPEKGVSAITIAAKAVARMPLGRIDEETTANIGRFEGGQQTNIVCDRVDILAEARSLIGEKMEAQAAKMKEAFESAAEEMGGKADVEIQVMYPGFKYGEGDHVVEVAKKAAAKIGRSSELLHSGGGSDANVIAGFGIPTVNLAVGYEEIHTTNERMPVEELNKLGEMVVAIINEVSGNE, from the coding sequence ATGATCAATCAGGAGCGTTTACTAAATGAATTCCTGGAGCTTGTCCAGGTGGATTCCGAAACAAAGCATGAAGCAGAAATCGCCAAAGTCCTGAAAAAGAAATTCACTGATCTTGGAGTCGATGTTTTTGAGGACGATACGACTGCTGAAACAGGCCATGGTGCCGGAAATCTGATTTGCACGCTTGAAGGCACAAAAGAGGGCGTTGATACTATTTATTTTACCTCGCATATGGATACTGTTGTTCCCGGGAAGGGCATCAAGCCATCAATTAAGGACGGCTATGTGGTGACTGACGGAACTACCATCCTTGGTGCAGACGATAAAGCAGGCCTTGCAGTTATGCTTGAGGTCGTCAGGGTTCTTAAAGAGCAGAATATAGAGCATGGTACCATCCAGTTCATCATCACAGCCGGCGAAGAATCAGGGCTGGTCGGAGCGAAGGCGCTTGACCGTTCCCTTGTAAAGGCCAAGTTTGGCTATGCGCTCGACAGCGACGGCAAGGTTGGGAATATTATTGTAGCAGCTCCGACACAGGCCAAGGTGAAAGCTGTCATCCAAGGCAAAACTGCTCATGCCGGTGTGGCACCTGAGAAAGGCGTTTCTGCCATCACCATCGCAGCAAAAGCAGTGGCCCGCATGCCGCTTGGACGCATTGATGAGGAAACGACTGCCAATATCGGCAGATTTGAAGGCGGTCAGCAGACAAATATCGTTTGCGACCGTGTCGACATCCTGGCAGAAGCCCGTTCCCTTATTGGCGAAAAGATGGAAGCGCAGGCAGCCAAGATGAAGGAAGCATTTGAAAGCGCAGCAGAAGAAATGGGCGGCAAAGCCGATGTTGAAATCCAGGTTATGTACCCAGGCTTCAAATATGGAGAAGGGGATCATGTGGTGGAAGTAGCAAAGAAAGCTGCAGCCAAAATCGGCCGCAGCAGTGAGCTTCTCCATAGCGGCGGAGGCAGTGACGCGAATGTGATTGCCGGCTTCGGCATCCCGACAGTCAACCTGGCTGTAGGCTATGAGGAAATCCATACAACCAATGAACGCATGCCGGTTGAAGAGCTGAACAAGCTTGGAGAAATGGTTGTAGCAATCATCAATGAAGTATCCGGCAACGAATAA